In Colletotrichum higginsianum IMI 349063 chromosome 1, whole genome shotgun sequence, one genomic interval encodes:
- a CDS encoding Snf5/smarcb1/ini1, with product MDTRPKPQAFLSTYAPRIRSYNNSLLTPALASAPAGPTSRVTKRGTTIINYAEDGYDDIDEDDDTSRRRPTGLRSLRREELSNIQDLSDKAAKDTNEPVEVQGIWRDWFGKGRQVRSDQQNSAQADLPLTLIPIRIELDIPAFVPQVPFPSAPHTVDTSLPQYRPQEMTPPYRLRDTFLWNLHETVITTEQFAQTYVQDLDLPNRHNTMLEIAKQIRTQLEEYAGVALHPLFHAQSQSQNPGNNDATKASSVFNRDDSPTPATRGISRSDTPMQNGGLGTPSRIRDLTSAPDVTAHASPVPVDTDEYDHDDAYRCIVSLSINLSSTLYTDKFEWSLLHPPGMPEAFASQTCQDLGLTGEWVPAVTHAIYEAVLRLKKEACEAGGLVMGWSGAREFPNEATAGADAGWRYDPENLADPWEPKVEFLSKEEMEKREGDRERQIRRLRRETARFSSTTGLVGGVPFSGFGNVVEAPEEERMGRGERSKKKRRFRSLSPLGRSGTPGGRGTPDVGSGYGAGSGLTDQERLSWRCWHCALWGSSVWAVRPGPAGPRSLCQNCGLIYERDGKLPRQTKNMHLTIIRTA from the exons ATGGACACCCGCCCGAAGCCACAGGCCTTCCTGTCCACCTACGCCCCGCGCATCCGGAGCTACAACAACTCTCTCCTCACACCCGCCCTGGCCAGCGCCCCCGCCGGCCCGACCTCGAGAGTCACGAAGCGTGGAACGACCATCATCAACTACGCCGAAGATGGCTACGACGAcattgacgaggacgatgacaccagccgtcgtcgcccgacTGGCCTGCGAAGCttgaggagggaggagctCTCCAACATTCAGGACCTGTCGGACAAGGCTGCAAAAGACACGAACGAGCCCGTCGAAGTGCAGGGCATCTGGCGAGACTGGTTTGGCAAGGGGCGCCAGGTCCGGAGTGACCAGCAGAACTCGGCCCAGGCTGACCTGCCCTTGACGCTGATCCCCATCCGTATCGAGCTCGACATCCCGGCCTTTGTGCCCCAGGTCCCCTTTCCCTCGGCCCCTCACACCGTCGACACGAGCCTGCCCCAGTACCGACCGCAAGAGATGACGCCGCCCTACCGGCTCCGCGACACGTTCCTCTGGAACCTGCACGAGACCGTCATCACCACCGAGCAGTTTGCGCAGACGTACGTCCAGGATCTCGACCTGCCGAACCGACACAACACCATGCTCGAAATCGCCAAACAGATCCGCACACAGCTTGAGGAGTATGCCGGTGTCGCCCTGCACCCGCTGTTCCACGCGCAGTCGCAGTCGCAGAACCCCGGCAACAACGACGCGACCAAGGCCAGCTCGGTGTTCAACCGCGACGATTCCCCTACGCCCGCTACCAGAGGCATCAGCCGCTCCGATACCCCCATGCAGAACGGCGGTCTCGGTACGCCGTCCAGGATCAGGGATCTCACGTCGGCGCCAGACGTCACTGCACACGCGAGCCCCGTACCGGTTGACACGGACGAATACGACCATGACGACGCCTACCGGTGCATTGTCTCCCTCAGCATCAACCTTTCATCGACCCTGTACACGGACAAGTTTGAGTGGTCCCTGCTGCACCCACCGGGAATGCCCGAGGCCTTTGCGAGCCAGACGTGCCAAGACCTTGGCCTGACTGGGGAATGGGTTCCTGCCGTGACGCACGCCATCTACGAAGCGGTTCTGCGTCTGAAGAAGGAAGCTtgcgaggccggcggcctggTAATGGGCTGGAGCGGAGCTCGCGAGTTCCCCAACGAGGCCACCGCCGGGGCTGATGCTGGGTGGCGGTACGACCCAGAAAATCTCGCCGACCCCTGGGAGCCCAAGGTTGAGTTTCTGAGCAAggaagagatggagaagCGTGAAGGAGACAGGGAGCGACAGAttcgccgcctgcgccgcgagACCGCTCGGTTCAGCTCAACCACCGGCCTGGTCGGCGGCGTACCCTTCTCCGGGTTCGGCAACGTCGTTGAGGCGCCGGAAGAGGAACGCATGGGTAGGGGCGAGCggtccaagaagaagcgccgCTTCCGCAGCCTGAGTCCTCTGGGCCGGTCCGGAACCCCTGGCGGACGCGGCACGCCGGACGTGGGATCCGGATATGGTGCAGGCAGCGGTCTGACAGACCAGGAGCGCTTGTCCTGGAGATGTTGGCACTGCGCCCTCTGGGGCTCGAGTGTGTGGGCGGTGAGACCTGGCCCAGCAGGGCCGAGG TCGCTGTGCCAGAATTGCGGCTTGATCTACGAGCGCGATGGCAAGCTCCCTCGACAAACGAAGAACATGCACCTTACTATAATCCGAACGGCATaa